In a single window of the Streptomyces sp. NBC_00094 genome:
- a CDS encoding GNAT family N-acetyltransferase — translation MPNFLETDRLVLRAFTATDIDHLLALDNDPEVMRFINGGRLTSREAIETRTLPRLLHDYPCWKTRGYWAAQEKPTGTFLGWFEFRPLEEHSPAVVELGYRLNQAAWGRGYATEGSRALVHRGFAELGVERVTANTMAVNTRSRRVMEKSGLSFVRNFTGDWPEAIEGSEHGEVEYELTRTEWEQHR, via the coding sequence ATGCCCAACTTCCTGGAGACCGACCGGCTCGTGCTGCGCGCGTTCACGGCGACCGACATCGACCACCTGCTCGCCCTGGACAACGACCCCGAGGTCATGCGCTTCATCAACGGTGGCCGCCTCACAAGCCGGGAGGCGATCGAGACAAGGACCCTCCCGCGGCTCCTGCACGACTACCCGTGCTGGAAGACCCGTGGCTACTGGGCCGCGCAGGAGAAGCCCACCGGCACCTTCCTGGGCTGGTTCGAGTTCCGGCCGTTGGAGGAGCACAGCCCCGCCGTGGTCGAACTCGGTTACCGGTTGAACCAGGCGGCATGGGGGCGTGGCTATGCCACCGAGGGGTCCCGGGCCCTGGTCCACAGGGGGTTCGCGGAACTGGGGGTCGAGCGGGTCACCGCAAACACCATGGCCGTCAACACCCGTTCCCGTCGCGTCATGGAGAAATCGGGCCTGTCCTTCGTCCGGAACTTCACCGGGGACTGGCCGGAGGCGATCGAGGGCTCCGAGCACGGTGAAGTCGAGTACGAACTCACCCGGACCGAGTGGGAGCAGCACCGATAG